The following proteins are encoded in a genomic region of Streptomyces lunaelactis:
- a CDS encoding ComEA family DNA-binding protein, whose translation MALRSRSATSGPGRAPASDSRARHGRGSGSSRGPGRGSGRGPGRPARLRGRRVSAAATTALRRRADALFEAPPRSAGTGLDAAVARSRLDEGVRTETDAGTDARRRAGLALRERLPLWVQLRCGLEPRTLAALAVVLVVAGVFAAQYFWVGRPQSVRAPELVQQSAATPEPQPQPSPGVPPAPSGAGAGGPGGRIVVDVSGKVRRPGVLQLPAGSRVADALRAAGGVRAGTDLTGLNRARVLVDGEQVVVGGPAPPGPVASGSGAGGSGTGGGAQAAGPVSLNAATVEQLDTLPGVGPVLAQHIIDYRTQHGGFRSVGELREVNGIGDAMCRW comes from the coding sequence ATGGCTCTTCGATCACGCTCCGCAACCAGTGGCCCGGGCCGCGCCCCGGCCTCGGACAGCCGCGCCCGTCATGGTCGCGGCTCAGGATCAAGCCGCGGCCCGGGCCGTGGATCCGGCCGTGGACCGGGCCGTCCGGCGCGGCTCCGCGGGAGGCGGGTGTCCGCCGCGGCGACCACAGCACTGCGCCGCCGGGCGGACGCGCTCTTCGAGGCTCCACCGCGCAGTGCGGGCACGGGGCTTGACGCGGCTGTCGCGCGCTCCCGACTGGATGAGGGCGTTCGTACCGAGACAGACGCGGGGACGGACGCCCGACGGCGGGCGGGCCTTGCACTGCGGGAGCGGCTGCCCTTGTGGGTGCAGCTCAGGTGCGGGCTCGAGCCCCGGACTCTCGCCGCGCTCGCCGTCGTTCTCGTGGTCGCCGGAGTCTTTGCGGCCCAGTACTTCTGGGTGGGGCGGCCCCAGTCCGTACGCGCCCCGGAGCTGGTCCAGCAGAGTGCGGCCACACCGGAGCCGCAGCCGCAGCCTTCGCCGGGGGTGCCGCCGGCGCCTTCGGGCGCCGGGGCCGGAGGGCCTGGCGGGCGGATCGTCGTCGACGTGAGCGGCAAGGTGCGCCGGCCGGGGGTGCTCCAGCTGCCGGCCGGATCCCGGGTCGCCGACGCACTGCGGGCGGCCGGAGGTGTCAGAGCCGGTACGGATCTGACCGGGCTCAACCGAGCCCGGGTGCTCGTGGACGGCGAGCAGGTGGTGGTGGGCGGGCCCGCGCCGCCGGGCCCGGTCGCGAGCGGATCGGGGGCCGGCGGATCGGGTACGGGCGGCGGCGCGCAGGCCGCGGGGCCCGTGAGCCTCAACGCCGCCACTGTCGAGCAGCTCGACACGTTGCCCGGCGTCGGTCCCGTACTGGCCCAGCACATCATCGACTACCGCACTCAGCACGGCGGTTTCCGGTCCGTCGGCGAACTCCGCGAAGTAAACGGAATTGGTGACGCGATGTGTCGATGGTAA
- the leuS gene encoding leucine--tRNA ligase has protein sequence MSETNSAATEVAAAHRYTAAMAAGIEARWQDVWDAEGTYEAPNPSGDLAGDPELVAKPKKFIMDMFPYPSGTGLHVGHPLGYIATDVYARHQRMTGHNVLHTLGFDAFGLPAEQHAVATGTHPRVSTEAAMDNMKVQLRRLGLGHDKRRSVATIDPEYYKWTQWIFLQIFNSWYDEDADRARPIDELVAQFESGERSAPGTRAWSELSAVERAEVLGGYRLAYASDAPVNWCPGLGTVLANEEVTADGRSERGNFPVFKAKLRQWNMRITAYADRLLNDLDALDWPEAIKLQQRNWIGRSEGARVDFPVGEDAITVFTTRQDTLFGATYMVLAPEHELVEKITPAVWPEGTHDVWTGGHATPVDAVAAYRKQAASKSDVERQAEAKDKTGVFTGTYATNPVSGEKVPVFIADYVLMGYGTGAIMAVPAHDSRDFAFARAFELPMRCVVEPSDGRGTDPSTWDDAFVSYEAKIVNSASAEISLDGLGVVGAKAKITDWLDARGIGEGTVNFRLRDWLFSRQRYWGEPFPIVYDEDGVAHGLPDSMLPLELPEVDDYSPRTFDPDDADTRPETPLSRNEDWVNVELDLGDGVKRYRRETNTMPNWAGSCWYELRYLDPHNSEKLVDPAIEQYWMGPREGQPHGGVDLYVGGAEHAVLHLLYARFWSKVLFDLGHVSSVEPFHKLYNQGMIQAYVYRDSRGFPVTAAEVEERDGKFYFEGEPVKRELGKMGKSLKNAVTPDEICAEYGADTLRLYEMAMGPLDVSRPWDTRAVVGQYRLLQRLWRNVVDETTGEITVVDTEADEAALRALHKAIDGAGGDLAGLRFNTAIAKITELNNYLTKVGGPLSRSVAEQLVLLIAPLAPHIAEELWHRLGHSDSVVHQDFPVADPAYVVDESVTCVVQIKGKVRARLEVPPSISEADLEALALGDEAVVAALGGAGIRKVIVRAPKLVNIVPA, from the coding sequence ATGAGCGAGACGAATTCCGCTGCCACAGAGGTGGCCGCAGCGCACCGCTATACGGCTGCCATGGCCGCCGGCATCGAGGCACGCTGGCAGGACGTCTGGGACGCCGAGGGCACGTACGAGGCGCCCAACCCGAGTGGTGATCTGGCGGGCGACCCGGAGCTGGTCGCCAAGCCCAAGAAGTTCATCATGGACATGTTCCCGTACCCCTCGGGCACCGGCCTGCACGTCGGCCACCCGCTGGGCTACATCGCCACCGACGTCTACGCCCGCCACCAGCGCATGACGGGGCACAACGTCCTGCACACACTCGGCTTCGACGCCTTCGGCCTGCCCGCCGAGCAGCACGCGGTGGCCACCGGCACGCACCCCCGGGTGTCCACCGAGGCGGCCATGGACAACATGAAGGTCCAGCTGCGCCGGCTGGGCCTGGGCCACGACAAGCGGCGGTCCGTCGCGACGATCGACCCCGAGTACTACAAGTGGACCCAGTGGATCTTCCTGCAGATCTTCAACTCCTGGTACGACGAGGACGCCGACAGGGCCCGTCCGATCGACGAGCTGGTCGCCCAGTTCGAGAGCGGTGAGCGCTCGGCGCCGGGCACGCGCGCGTGGAGCGAGCTGAGCGCCGTCGAGCGCGCCGAGGTGCTGGGTGGCTACCGGCTGGCGTACGCCTCCGACGCGCCCGTCAACTGGTGCCCGGGGCTGGGCACCGTACTGGCCAACGAAGAGGTCACTGCGGACGGTCGTTCCGAGCGCGGCAACTTCCCGGTCTTCAAGGCGAAGCTGCGCCAGTGGAACATGCGCATCACCGCCTACGCCGACCGGCTGCTGAATGACCTGGACGCGCTGGACTGGCCCGAGGCCATCAAGCTGCAGCAGCGCAACTGGATCGGCCGCAGCGAGGGCGCGCGCGTCGACTTCCCCGTCGGCGAGGACGCGATCACCGTCTTCACCACCCGCCAGGACACGCTGTTCGGCGCGACATACATGGTGCTGGCGCCCGAGCACGAGCTGGTCGAGAAGATCACCCCGGCCGTCTGGCCCGAGGGCACGCACGACGTGTGGACCGGCGGGCACGCCACTCCGGTCGACGCCGTCGCGGCGTACCGCAAGCAGGCCGCTTCGAAGTCCGATGTCGAGCGGCAGGCCGAGGCCAAGGACAAGACCGGCGTCTTCACCGGCACGTACGCGACCAACCCGGTCAGCGGCGAGAAGGTCCCGGTCTTCATCGCGGACTACGTGCTGATGGGTTACGGCACCGGCGCGATCATGGCCGTCCCGGCGCACGACAGCCGTGACTTCGCCTTCGCGCGCGCCTTCGAGCTGCCGATGCGCTGTGTGGTCGAGCCGAGCGACGGCCGCGGCACGGACCCGTCGACCTGGGACGACGCCTTCGTCTCGTACGAAGCGAAGATCGTCAACTCCGCGAGCGCCGAGATCTCGCTGGACGGCCTGGGTGTCGTCGGCGCCAAGGCGAAGATCACCGATTGGCTGGACGCCCGAGGCATCGGCGAGGGAACGGTCAACTTCCGGCTGCGTGACTGGCTGTTCAGCCGCCAGCGCTACTGGGGCGAGCCCTTCCCGATCGTCTACGACGAGGACGGCGTCGCGCACGGGCTGCCCGATTCGATGCTGCCGCTGGAGCTGCCGGAGGTCGACGACTACTCGCCTCGTACGTTTGATCCTGACGACGCGGACACCCGGCCCGAGACGCCGCTGTCGCGCAACGAGGACTGGGTCAATGTGGAGCTGGACCTGGGCGACGGCGTCAAGCGCTACCGCCGGGAGACCAACACCATGCCCAACTGGGCGGGTTCGTGCTGGTACGAGCTGCGCTATCTGGACCCGCACAACAGCGAGAAGCTGGTCGACCCGGCGATCGAGCAGTACTGGATGGGTCCGCGCGAAGGGCAGCCGCACGGCGGCGTCGACCTGTACGTGGGCGGTGCGGAGCACGCCGTGCTGCACCTGCTGTACGCGCGCTTCTGGTCCAAGGTGCTGTTCGACCTGGGGCACGTCTCCTCGGTCGAGCCGTTCCACAAGCTGTACAACCAGGGCATGATCCAGGCGTACGTCTACCGGGACAGCCGCGGCTTCCCGGTGACGGCCGCCGAGGTCGAGGAGCGGGACGGCAAGTTCTACTTCGAGGGCGAGCCCGTCAAGCGCGAGCTGGGCAAGATGGGCAAGTCCCTGAAGAACGCCGTCACTCCGGACGAGATCTGCGCCGAGTACGGTGCGGACACCCTGCGCCTGTACGAGATGGCGATGGGGCCCCTGGATGTTTCCCGGCCGTGGGACACCCGGGCCGTCGTCGGCCAGTACCGGCTGCTGCAGCGACTGTGGCGCAATGTCGTCGACGAGACCACCGGTGAGATCACGGTCGTCGACACCGAGGCCGACGAGGCGGCCCTGCGCGCCCTGCACAAGGCGATCGACGGTGCGGGAGGGGACCTGGCGGGGCTGCGCTTCAACACCGCCATCGCCAAGATCACCGAGCTGAACAACTATCTGACCAAGGTGGGCGGCCCGCTGTCGCGGAGCGTGGCGGAGCAGCTGGTGCTGCTGATCGCCCCGCTGGCCCCGCACATCGCCGAGGAGCTGTGGCACCGGCTGGGGCACAGCGACTCGGTCGTGCACCAGGACTTCCCGGTCGCCGACCCGGCGTATGTCGTGGACGAGTCCGTGACGTGCGTGGTGCAGATCAAGGGCAAGGTCAGGGCGCGGCTGGAGGTCCCCCCGTCGATCTCGGAGGCGGACCTGGAGGCGTTGGCGCTGGGTGACGAGGCCGTGGTCGCGGCGCTGGGCGGCGCGGGCATTCGCAAGGTGATCGTGCGGGCGCCGAAGCTGGTCAACATCGTGCCCGCGTAG
- a CDS encoding DegV family protein: MSRHVAIVTDSTAYLPPPTMERHAIVAVPLTVVLGDQAFEEGTEISARSLALALQKRRPVTTSRPSPEVFSEAYRRCAEAGATGIVSLHLSAEFSGTYDAAVLAAKDAPVPVRVVDTGMVAMALGFCALAAAEAAEAGGTLDDAVAAAEKRAAGTSAYFYVDTLDYLRRGGRIGAAQALLGSALAVKPLLQLDGGRIELLEKVRTASKAIARLEEIVVDRAGTSRVDIAVHHLAAPERAASLAGRLRERVPGLADLHVSEVGAVIGAHTGPGLLGAVVSPR; the protein is encoded by the coding sequence ATGTCCCGCCATGTCGCGATCGTCACCGATTCCACGGCCTACCTGCCGCCGCCGACGATGGAGCGGCACGCCATCGTCGCGGTGCCGCTGACCGTGGTACTCGGTGATCAGGCGTTTGAGGAGGGCACCGAGATCTCGGCCCGCTCGCTGGCGCTGGCGTTGCAGAAGCGACGCCCCGTGACCACCTCCCGGCCGAGCCCCGAGGTGTTCTCCGAGGCGTACCGGCGGTGCGCGGAGGCCGGCGCGACCGGGATCGTATCGCTGCATCTGTCGGCGGAGTTCTCGGGGACGTACGACGCCGCCGTGCTGGCCGCCAAGGACGCTCCGGTGCCGGTGCGGGTGGTGGACACCGGGATGGTCGCGATGGCCCTGGGATTCTGCGCGCTCGCGGCCGCGGAGGCGGCCGAGGCGGGCGGCACGCTGGACGACGCGGTGGCGGCCGCGGAGAAGCGGGCCGCGGGCACGTCCGCGTACTTCTACGTCGACACGCTGGACTACCTGCGCCGCGGCGGCCGGATCGGGGCCGCGCAGGCGCTGCTGGGCTCCGCGCTCGCGGTGAAACCGCTGCTCCAGCTGGACGGCGGCCGGATCGAGCTGCTAGAGAAGGTGCGCACGGCGTCGAAGGCGATCGCCCGGCTGGAGGAGATCGTCGTCGACCGGGCCGGTACGAGCCGGGTGGACATCGCGGTACATCATCTGGCCGCGCCGGAGCGGGCTGCGTCGCTGGCGGGGCGGCTGCGCGAGCGGGTTCCCGGTCTGGCCGATCTGCATGTGAGTGAGGTGGGCGCGGTGATCGGGGCGCATACGGGGCCGGGGCTGCTCGGGGCTGTGGTTTCGCCGCGCTGA
- a CDS encoding recombinase family protein: MTPSRAVILVRISDDKAGDAQGVGRQEEDCRSLAQRLGWTVAQVVTENDTSAYKRKRIKLPDGTSVLRTVRPRFRYVLDGLASGEFDGLIAYDLDRVARDMRDLEDLVDVVQSGYPHLPVESVSGSLRLANSSDIAMARVMTVMANKSSSDTGRRVARKHEELAAAGKPGGGGFRGYGYDVRNLEIVPEEAEIVREIAGRILDDESLNAIAADLQAREVPTVTGAPWNSRSVKSIVTKPRVAGLRAHRGDVVGDAVWPPILDRGQWEDVCARLAGRVRNVDLTLQRWLTGVLVCSKCGRTMPGAQGNNGVRYWCATPRGGCGKIAIKAEPVEAEIERRVLEGLSGPQVLEQLRHAATTEATDDARRSLAEDEQQLKELAGMWARKQVSLAEYREARSLIEARVKDSRAFVTSRAPRVLRRLLAGDIHEGWHALTPADKREVVIALGGMWRVMPHDRSKGNKFNPARLVPIEAGEQPPASA, from the coding sequence ATGACTCCTTCAAGGGCCGTGATTCTCGTCCGGATCAGCGATGACAAAGCCGGAGATGCCCAGGGTGTAGGCCGGCAGGAAGAGGACTGCCGAAGCCTTGCCCAGCGTCTCGGATGGACAGTCGCGCAAGTCGTCACCGAGAACGACACCAGCGCGTACAAGCGCAAGCGCATCAAGCTGCCGGACGGAACATCCGTCCTGCGCACGGTCCGGCCGCGATTCCGGTACGTCCTGGACGGTCTTGCGTCGGGCGAATTTGACGGACTCATCGCCTACGACCTTGACCGCGTTGCGCGCGATATGAGGGACCTGGAAGACCTCGTGGACGTGGTGCAGTCCGGCTACCCGCACCTCCCCGTGGAGAGCGTCTCGGGGTCGCTGCGCCTGGCGAACTCGAGCGACATTGCCATGGCGCGGGTGATGACGGTCATGGCCAACAAGTCCAGTAGCGACACGGGACGCCGCGTCGCCCGTAAGCATGAGGAGCTCGCAGCAGCAGGCAAGCCCGGCGGGGGAGGGTTTCGCGGGTACGGCTATGACGTAAGGAACCTGGAGATCGTCCCCGAAGAGGCGGAGATCGTCCGGGAGATAGCCGGCCGCATCCTGGACGACGAGTCCCTGAACGCCATTGCGGCTGACTTGCAGGCCAGGGAGGTACCTACCGTCACCGGGGCCCCGTGGAACTCCCGAAGCGTGAAGTCGATCGTCACCAAGCCCCGGGTGGCCGGCCTGCGCGCGCACCGCGGGGACGTCGTAGGGGACGCCGTGTGGCCTCCTATCCTGGACAGGGGCCAATGGGAGGACGTATGCGCCCGGTTGGCAGGGCGAGTGAGGAATGTTGACTTGACGCTGCAGCGGTGGCTTACCGGGGTCCTGGTCTGCTCGAAGTGCGGGCGGACCATGCCCGGCGCGCAGGGCAACAACGGCGTGCGCTACTGGTGCGCCACTCCCCGGGGCGGCTGCGGGAAGATCGCGATCAAGGCTGAGCCGGTAGAGGCAGAGATCGAACGGCGTGTTCTCGAGGGCCTATCGGGACCGCAAGTCCTTGAACAGCTCCGGCACGCGGCCACGACTGAGGCGACCGACGACGCACGGCGCTCCCTGGCGGAGGACGAGCAGCAGCTGAAAGAGCTTGCGGGTATGTGGGCCCGCAAGCAGGTCAGTCTCGCGGAGTACCGCGAGGCCAGGTCACTGATCGAGGCGCGCGTGAAGGACTCCCGGGCGTTCGTCACCTCCCGTGCCCCGCGGGTGCTGCGCAGGCTGCTCGCGGGGGACATCCACGAGGGGTGGCATGCGCTCACTCCTGCCGACAAGCGGGAAGTCGTCATTGCGTTGGGTGGCATGTGGCGGGTGATGCCGCACGACCGGTCCAAGGGCAACAAGTTCAACCCTGCGCGTCTCGTGCCCATCGAGGCGGGGGAGCAGCCCCCTGCGTCCGCCTGA
- a CDS encoding helix-turn-helix domain-containing protein: MTIPDLDAKAQAVVLLARGVSTDAAGAQVGMSGRQVRRWSEEPEFRADVEAARRAVLAESVAALTAAVRDAVDTLHAALKDKSPSIRLRAASEIVRALPLLASHAELEARVAALEATQTPGGAHVVRVA; the protein is encoded by the coding sequence ATGACCATTCCCGACCTGGATGCCAAGGCCCAAGCAGTCGTGCTGCTTGCCAGAGGGGTGTCCACCGACGCGGCCGGCGCACAAGTCGGCATGAGCGGCCGGCAGGTCCGCCGCTGGAGCGAGGAACCTGAGTTCCGTGCCGACGTGGAGGCTGCGCGCCGAGCAGTCCTTGCCGAGTCGGTGGCCGCTCTCACCGCGGCTGTGCGCGACGCGGTCGACACCCTGCACGCCGCTCTCAAGGACAAGTCACCCAGCATCCGTCTGCGCGCAGCCTCCGAGATCGTCAGGGCCCTCCCGCTGCTCGCCTCGCACGCGGAGCTGGAAGCCCGCGTAGCGGCTCTGGAAGCCACCCAGACCCCCGGGGGTGCTCATGTCGTCCGCGTCGCTTGA